The proteins below come from a single Argentina anserina chromosome 1, drPotAnse1.1, whole genome shotgun sequence genomic window:
- the LOC126797931 gene encoding protein NUCLEAR FUSION DEFECTIVE 4-like, with protein sequence MGTVKEGTTPPWVGLGASVWVQIASGNTYNFPLYSHSLKSVLGFSQRQLTMLGVASDIGENVGLVPGIASNKLPPWMIVSIGAFACFFGYGVLWLAVSRTVLSLPYWLLWIALCVAANSSTWFSTAVLVTNMRNFPISRGTVAGILKGYGGLSGAVFTEIYSVLLRNSSSKLLLFLTLGVPILCFVVMYFVRPCTPVSSEDSAEHGHFLFIQAASVVLAIYVLTTTILDDSFSLSAPITYSFVIIMVVLLMAPLAIPLKMTLYPRRVGPSDNLNNGDSNAAETEPLLKSSISTASLGSFREGNDSSSDIAMLFAVGEGEVKRKRRPKRGEDFKFTEAVIKADFWLLFLVYFVGVGTGVTVLNNLAQIGIAQGTHDTTILLSLFSFGNFVGRLGGGVVSEHFVKTRIIPRTFWMTCTQIVMIFIYLLFASAISGTLYAATPLLGICYGVQLSIMIPTVSELFGLRHFGIFYNFMSLANPLGAFLFSGLLAGYIYDNEAAKQHGAIHLYGTNVSCLGPECFRLTFFVLAGVCGVGTILSIVLSTRIKPVYEMLYAGGSFRLPQNTNN encoded by the exons ATGGGGACTGTTAAGGAAGGGACAACGCCGCCGTGGGTGGGATTAGGAGCTTCCGTGTGGGTCCAAATAGCCTCCGGAAACACGTACAACTTCCCGCTTTACTCGCACTCGCTCAAGTCCGTTCTGGGGTTCAGTCAGCGACAGTTGACCATGCTCGGAGTGGCGAGTGATATTGGAGAAAACGTTGGACTTGTTCCTGGGATTGCTTCCAACAAGCTTCCACCTTGGATGATAGTTTCGATTGGGGCTTTCGCTTGTTTCTTTGGTTACGGTGTTCTCTGGCTCGCTGTCAGCCGTACGGTTCTGTCCTTGCCTTACTGGTTG TTATGGATTGCTCTTTGTGTTGCTGCTAATAGTAGTACTTGGTTTAGCACGGCTGTCCTTGTAACCAACATGAGGAACTTCCCTATTAGTCGTGGCACAGTTGCCGGCATTCTGAAAGGTTATGGGGGTCTCAGTGGAGCTGTGTTTACGGAGATTTATAGCGTACTGCTTCGTAATTCATCTTCTAAGCTCTTACTCTTCCTGACACTCGGGGTTCCTATCCTGTGTTTCGTTGTGATGTATTTCGTTAGGCCCTGTACTCCGGTTTCTAGTGAGGACTCTGCGGAGCATGGTCACTTTCTCTTTATCCAAGCTGCAAGTGTGGTGCTTGCTATATATGTTCTCACCACTACAATATTGGATGACTCCTTTTCCTTGAGTGCTCCGATAACCTATAGTTTTGTTATCATAATGGTTGTACTTCTCATGGCCCCGCTTGCGATCCCTCTGAAAATGACATTGTATCCCAGAAGAGTCGGCCCTTCTGATAATTTGAATAATGGGGACAGCAATGCAGCTGAAACTGAACCACTGCTGAAGTCATCTATATCAACAGCAAGCCTAGGGAGTTTTCGGGAAGGGAATGATTCTTCGTCTGACATAGCGATGCTTTTTGCAGTGGGTGAGGGAGAAgtgaagagaaagagaaggccTAAAAGAGGGGAAGATTTCAAGTTTACTGAAGCAGTGATCAAGGCCGACTTCTGGCTTCTgtttttggtatattttgtaGGGGTTGGTACTGGGGTAACTGTCCTGAATAATTTGGCTCAAATAGGTATTGCACAAGGAACACATGATACCACGATCTTGTTGTCTCTCTTCAGCTTTGGCAATTTTGTGGGTCGTCTCGGCGGAGGAGTTGTTTCTGAACATTTTGTCAA GACGAGAATAATTCCGCGAACATTTTGGATGACATGCACTCAAATTGTAATGATCTTTATCTATCTGCTGTTTGCTTCTGCTATCAGTGGAACTCTTTATGCTGCGACTCCACTGCTTGGCATCTGCTATGGTGTCCAGTTATCTATCATGATCCCGACTGTATCTGAACTCTTTGGATTGAGGCATTTTGGCATATTTTACAATTTTATGTCACTAGCGAATCCTCTCGGCGCATTTCTATTTTCAGGTCTCCTAGCAGGATACATATACGATAACGAGGCAGCAAAACAGCACGGTGCTATTCATCTCTATGGAACAAATGTCTCCTGCTTGGGTCCAGAATGCTTTAGGCTTACTTTCTTTGTTCTGGCTGGTGTCTGTGGTGTCGGCACAATCTTGAGCATTGTTCTCTCCACTAGGATAAAGCCTGTTTATGAAATGCTTTACGCTGGTGGTTCCTTCAGACTACCTCAGAATACAAACAACTAA
- the LOC126798000 gene encoding uncharacterized protein LOC126798000, which produces MATASRKSSATGSVLRSTASPSLSGRFYTSHSTGFASSTSSFSSRTAGGFFTRAASPPRVSLARPSPSAQSVRFSLLDRPTSPNRSISVSPHGSGSHHRSAMKKQINTPKRTCMCSPTSHPGSFRCSLHKNTNFGSSSRSASAVPYSQNRLNARRSAMTNSLVRIGGVEGEIVKRALAALIRPSSHSQRRRADFRPRPSRLSTMSKCSE; this is translated from the coding sequence ATGGCCACAGCTTCTAGAAAGTCGTCAGCTACCGGATCGGTCCTCCGGTCCACCGCCTCACCCTCACTATCCGGAAGATTCTACACCTCCCACTCCACCGGCTTCGCCTCCTCCACATCCAGCTTCTCCTCCCGCACCGCCGGCGGCTTcttcacacgcgccgcctctccCCCGCGCGTGAGCCTCGCCAGGCCTTCTCCTTCGGCTCAGTCCGTCCGGTTCTCCCTCCTCGATCGCCCTACCTCCCCCAACCGCTCCATCTCTGTCTCGCCGCACGGCTCCGGCAGCCACCACCGGAGCGCGATGAAGAAGCAGATCAACACCCCGAAGCGGACCTGTATGTGCTCTCCTACTTCGCACCCAGGCTCGTTCCGGTGCAGCCTCCACAAGAACACCAATTTCGGCTCGTCGTCGAGGTCCGCCTCCGCCGTGCCGTACTCGCAGAACCGCCTCAACGCTCGGAGATCGGCGATGACGAACTCCTTGGTCCGAATCGGCGGCGTCGAAGGCGAAATCGTCAAGCGAGCCCTGGCCGCTCTGATCCGTCCCTCCTCCCACAGCCAGCGCCGCCGCGCCGACTTCCGTCCCAGGCCGAGCCGGCTCTCCACCATGTCAAAGTGCAGCGAATAA